The following coding sequences are from one Zalophus californianus isolate mZalCal1 chromosome 5, mZalCal1.pri.v2, whole genome shotgun sequence window:
- the LOC118356990 gene encoding 60S ribosomal protein L12 codes for MPPKFDPNEIKVVYLRCTGGEVGATSALAPKIGPLGLSPKKVGDDIAKATGDWKGLRITVKLTIQNRQAQIEVVPSASALIIKALKEPPRDRKKQKNIKHSGNITFDEIVNIARQMRHRSLARELSGTIKEILGTAQSVGCNVDGRHPHDIIDDINSGALECPAS; via the coding sequence ATGCCGCCTAAGTTCGACCCCAACGAGATCAAAGTCGTGTACCTGAGGTGCACCGGTGGCGAAGTCGGTGCCACGTCTGCCCTGGCCCCGAAGATAGGCccgctgggtctgtctccaaaaaaggttggtgatgacatcgccaaggcaaccggtgattggaagggtctaaggattacggtgaaactgaccattcagaacagacaggcccagattgaagtggtaccttctgcctctgccctgattatcaaagccctcaaggaaccaccaagagacagaaagaagcagaaaaacattaagcacagtggaaatatcacttttgatgagattgtcaatattgcccGACAGATGAGACACCGATCTTTAgcgagagaactctctggaaccattaaagagatcctggggactgcccagtctgtgggctgcaatgtagatggccgccaccctcatgacatcatagatgacatcaacagtggtgcgCTGGAATGCCCGgctagttaa